The following proteins are co-located in the Maridesulfovibrio sp. genome:
- a CDS encoding M48 family metalloprotease: MLVSEQQEIQMDRQNSPHQFSADYGAVQDSLVNNYITEVGISLSSSSHRPNMPYSFRCVNANYVNAYAFPGGSIACTRGILVTLENEAELAALLGHEIGHVNARHTASRMSSAIAVQGIVAVGVGVAATQDSRLVPLAAGLGGIGAGMLLASYSRSDERQADSLGMEYMDNAGYDPEGMVGLMEELEKLHKSKPSFVQQMFASHPMSSERYATAVKKRDTVYANSHGKLLRERYMDNIASIRKIKPAIEEMQKGEGAMGKKNYNEAEEHFSKALRIAPDDYAGLLLMSKCQLAQGKAKEGLHYAQQAKNRYPQEAQALHITGMLSLENHKFKQALSNFDAYEKRLPGNPMTTFFKGVSYEALGNRDMAANEYYRFLKVNNQGDYAKHAYDRLIGWGYLQ, from the coding sequence ATGCTGGTTTCCGAACAGCAGGAAATTCAGATGGACCGCCAGAATTCTCCGCACCAGTTCTCTGCGGACTACGGTGCGGTTCAGGATAGCCTGGTCAACAATTACATCACTGAAGTCGGAATATCCCTTTCCTCCAGCAGCCACCGACCCAACATGCCCTACTCTTTCCGCTGTGTTAATGCCAACTACGTTAACGCATACGCCTTTCCCGGCGGCAGTATAGCCTGTACCCGCGGCATTCTGGTCACCCTTGAAAACGAAGCGGAGCTTGCTGCGCTTCTAGGGCATGAGATCGGACATGTGAATGCCCGCCACACAGCCTCACGCATGAGTTCAGCCATAGCCGTACAGGGCATAGTCGCTGTCGGAGTAGGTGTTGCCGCAACTCAGGACAGCCGCCTCGTACCGCTGGCAGCAGGTCTGGGCGGAATAGGTGCCGGTATGCTCCTTGCGAGCTACTCCCGTTCTGATGAAAGGCAGGCCGACAGCCTCGGCATGGAATACATGGACAATGCCGGCTACGACCCTGAAGGAATGGTCGGACTTATGGAAGAGCTGGAAAAACTGCACAAGAGCAAGCCTTCATTCGTGCAACAGATGTTCGCTTCCCATCCAATGAGCTCCGAACGCTATGCAACCGCAGTAAAAAAACGGGATACCGTTTATGCCAACAGCCACGGTAAACTGCTGCGCGAACGATACATGGACAACATCGCATCCATACGCAAAATCAAGCCGGCCATTGAGGAAATGCAAAAAGGCGAAGGCGCCATGGGCAAAAAGAACTATAATGAAGCCGAAGAGCACTTTTCAAAAGCCTTACGCATAGCGCCCGATGACTACGCAGGATTACTGCTCATGTCTAAATGCCAGCTGGCACAAGGAAAAGCCAAGGAAGGACTACACTACGCCCAGCAGGCCAAAAACAGATATCCGCAGGAGGCTCAGGCCCTGCATATAACAGGCATGCTCAGTCTTGAGAATCATAAATTCAAACAGGCTCTGTCCAACTTCGACGCATACGAAAAGAGACTGCCCGGCAACCCCATGACTACATTTTTCAAGGGAGTCTCATACGAAGCCCTTGGCAATCGGGACATGGCTGCCAATGAGTACTACCGTTTCCTCAAGGTCAACAATCAGGGAGATTATGCTAAACATGCATATGACCGGCTGATAGGCTGGGGCTACCTGCAATAA
- a CDS encoding ABC transporter permease — MNNAFISITWIQLLIALSLVSISGVLSIYYKLKLEKDLAVGVLRSFVQLLTMGYLLKILFGLNSALLVLGLYLVMTFFSVHIIHGRVKERNVSYLMPTGLAVMFSYSLVTILVTKLVIGAQPWWDPQYFIPIGGMIAGNSMNSLALSLERFFSDLRNRRNEVEMLLCLGADYKEATADIFRDALRAGMIPAINSLMGVGLVFLPGMMTGQILAGADPEEAVRYQIVVMFMLVASTALSSIIVLLLVRKRCFSSAMTLLTGGGRRDMV; from the coding sequence ATGAATAATGCCTTTATTTCCATAACATGGATTCAGTTGTTAATAGCTTTAAGCCTTGTTTCCATTTCCGGGGTTCTTTCCATTTATTACAAGCTTAAATTGGAAAAGGATCTGGCTGTCGGCGTATTGCGTTCTTTTGTTCAGCTTTTGACCATGGGCTATTTGCTGAAAATTCTGTTTGGCTTGAATAGCGCGCTACTTGTTCTGGGCCTTTATCTGGTTATGACCTTTTTTTCGGTTCACATCATCCACGGGCGGGTGAAAGAGAGGAATGTATCGTATCTAATGCCCACCGGACTGGCTGTCATGTTCAGTTATTCGCTGGTGACTATTCTGGTTACCAAGTTGGTTATCGGTGCCCAGCCGTGGTGGGATCCGCAGTATTTTATACCCATTGGCGGGATGATCGCAGGCAACTCCATGAATTCGCTGGCGCTCTCTTTAGAAAGATTTTTTTCTGATCTCAGGAATCGCCGGAATGAAGTTGAAATGCTGCTCTGTCTCGGAGCGGATTACAAAGAAGCAACAGCTGATATTTTCCGCGATGCTTTGCGAGCAGGTATGATCCCGGCCATAAATTCTTTAATGGGTGTGGGGTTGGTTTTTCTGCCCGGTATGATGACAGGCCAGATTCTGGCAGGGGCAGATCCTGAAGAGGCTGTTCGATATCAGATTGTGGTCATGTTCATGCTGGTTGCATCTACAGCACTTTCATCAATTATCGTTCTGCTGCTGGTCCGTAAACGTTGTTTTTCCTCAGCCATGACCCTGCTTACCGGGGGGGGAAGAAGGGACATGGTTTAA
- a CDS encoding anion permease — MDKLKKFSPVIVPIVMALFPTPEGLQPEAWYFLSIFVGVVVGLIVEPVPAALVGLVGVTVVAILGLVDPSATVSRNWALSGFSNGVIWLIFSAFMFAMGYKKTGLGKRISLILIKHLGRNTLGLGYAIAFSDLILSPFMPSNTARSAGTIYPIASNIPPMFDSTPDHEPRKIGSYLTWVAFAATCVTSSMFLTALAPNLLAVDLISQGTGISIQWGQWAKIMIPVMLPLFLLTPWLAYVIYPPTQKHSPEAPAWAAEELIKMGKVSTKELMMLGYALTALIFWIFGKELGVNSTVAAMFVLSLMVLTDVINWEDVITNKGAWNVLVWFATLVAMASGLKKAGVLKWIGGLVSANLQGMPPETVAIMLVILFFVLHYFFASTTAHTTALMPLFIAIAQPLLPPEMLPTVVLMLAGSLGVMGIITPYATGPAPIWYGSGFISQARWWALGAIFGGLYLLCMVAATIMYA; from the coding sequence ATGGATAAACTCAAAAAGTTTTCCCCTGTCATTGTTCCAATTGTTATGGCCCTCTTTCCCACACCGGAAGGACTGCAACCCGAAGCATGGTACTTCCTAAGTATTTTCGTCGGCGTTGTAGTCGGCCTGATTGTAGAGCCAGTTCCCGCCGCCTTGGTCGGCCTTGTGGGAGTGACGGTGGTGGCTATTCTGGGACTGGTCGATCCCAGTGCCACAGTAAGCCGCAACTGGGCCTTGTCCGGTTTTTCAAACGGTGTAATCTGGCTTATTTTTTCAGCCTTCATGTTCGCCATGGGCTACAAAAAAACAGGTCTGGGTAAACGGATCAGCCTTATCCTGATCAAACATCTGGGCAGGAACACCCTTGGATTGGGCTACGCCATTGCTTTTTCAGATCTGATCCTCTCACCGTTCATGCCTTCCAACACAGCCCGAAGCGCAGGAACTATCTATCCCATCGCCAGCAATATTCCGCCCATGTTCGATTCAACACCTGACCATGAACCGCGTAAAATAGGATCATACCTGACATGGGTGGCCTTTGCTGCAACCTGTGTAACCAGCTCCATGTTCTTGACCGCACTTGCCCCCAACCTGCTGGCCGTGGACTTGATCAGCCAAGGGACCGGAATAAGCATCCAATGGGGACAATGGGCCAAGATCATGATCCCGGTCATGCTTCCCCTGTTCCTGCTGACTCCCTGGCTGGCCTACGTCATCTACCCTCCTACCCAGAAACATTCGCCGGAAGCCCCGGCATGGGCTGCTGAAGAACTCATAAAGATGGGCAAGGTCAGCACCAAGGAACTCATGATGCTCGGCTATGCCCTGACAGCCCTCATCTTCTGGATTTTCGGCAAAGAACTTGGCGTAAACAGCACAGTAGCCGCCATGTTTGTATTGTCGCTGATGGTCTTAACAGACGTCATCAACTGGGAGGATGTCATAACCAACAAGGGCGCATGGAATGTGCTGGTCTGGTTCGCCACCCTTGTAGCTATGGCCAGTGGATTAAAAAAGGCCGGAGTGCTCAAATGGATCGGCGGCCTTGTTTCCGCCAACCTTCAGGGAATGCCGCCGGAAACGGTAGCAATCATGCTGGTTATTCTGTTTTTCGTACTGCACTATTTCTTTGCCAGCACAACTGCACACACCACGGCTTTGATGCCCCTGTTTATAGCCATTGCCCAGCCCCTGCTTCCCCCGGAGATGCTGCCGACAGTCGTACTCATGCTGGCGGGAAGCCTCGGTGTAATGGGTATCATCACCCCCTACGCCACCGGACCGGCACCAATCTGGTATGGTTCAGGCTTCATCAGTCAGGCCCGTTGGTGGGCACTGGGGGCTATCTTCGGCGGCCTCTACCTGCTCTGCATGGTTGCCGCAACCATCATGTACGCTTAA
- a CDS encoding methyl-accepting chemotaxis protein, producing MLKNLNVTTKIATGFGLILILLATTAGQGILKLTDSSDGFAGYRSLARQTNLTGRIQANMLLTNTSAISYIHSGADNSLKEYNDKISTLQKFIQEAEKEMNSPKRIELVKEIDHEVATYQKTFNQFLSAKQKEKDSINQASENGKALVNGLETLLQSANEREDSFMIAMVQKSRAALFKARLANSVYIYKSQHKDDAEKAIKLFDEFAKSIGEIQNVLYSPADLGLINELTENNKQYVLHTQKIIEANIKQVAAKQKIDSLGPIIAKHIEELKLSIMEEQDDLGPRMQATIAAAVDNMTFMSALALLGGIVLAFFIARSITVPLSKARLFVQELSKGNFDCMMEVNQKDEVGMICKDMAQVGSTLNTVMTKIDTAITGIEEGRIDSQADSSGFEGSFAELINRTNLAMHVMRSFIDAVPMPVMTIDREMKILFMNKPGTKLLGRSLEDLKKDKCSSALHTTDCGTDRCACAKTFISRKPENGSTSVMTPDGRLDMDYFGVPIEKDGKVVGAIEVILDQTAIREAQRKMQDVAERTQAISEQLSSASEELAAQVEQISNGSEIQHERITETATAMEQMNSTIMEVARNASSASGKSMEAKQQAEEGAQIVSQSVRSITEVSTIAEDLRINMENLGKQTESIGTVMDVISDIADQTNLLALNAAIEAARAGEAGRGFAVVADEVRKLAEKTMTATHEVGNNVESIQQAMRTNMQAVENAVNAVEQTTELAAKSGSSLEAIVNTVEYSASQVEGIATASEEQSSASEQINSAISEINNITRETTEGIKQSAKAVQELAVMSSELTELISELRSA from the coding sequence ATGCTCAAAAATCTTAACGTAACTACTAAAATTGCAACAGGATTCGGACTGATCCTTATTCTGCTGGCGACAACTGCGGGGCAAGGCATTCTAAAGCTGACTGACAGCTCAGACGGTTTTGCAGGATACCGGTCATTGGCGCGGCAGACCAACCTGACAGGCAGAATCCAAGCCAATATGCTGCTGACCAACACGAGCGCAATCTCTTATATTCACTCGGGTGCAGACAACTCCCTGAAAGAATATAACGACAAGATCTCCACACTTCAAAAATTCATCCAAGAAGCAGAAAAAGAGATGAATTCCCCTAAGCGCATTGAATTGGTTAAAGAAATTGACCATGAAGTCGCTACCTATCAAAAAACATTCAACCAATTTCTTTCAGCAAAACAGAAAGAAAAAGATTCAATCAATCAGGCAAGCGAAAACGGGAAAGCACTAGTTAATGGACTGGAAACACTACTCCAAAGTGCAAACGAACGTGAAGACAGCTTCATGATTGCCATGGTGCAAAAAAGCAGGGCGGCACTGTTTAAGGCAAGGCTTGCAAACTCTGTATACATTTACAAAAGCCAACATAAAGATGATGCAGAAAAAGCAATCAAACTTTTTGATGAGTTTGCAAAAAGCATCGGCGAGATCCAGAACGTACTATACTCCCCTGCCGATCTGGGCCTTATCAATGAACTTACCGAGAACAATAAACAATACGTCCTGCACACCCAGAAGATAATTGAAGCGAACATAAAACAGGTTGCAGCAAAACAAAAAATAGACTCTCTCGGCCCCATCATAGCAAAGCATATCGAAGAGTTGAAATTATCCATAATGGAAGAACAGGATGATCTCGGCCCGAGAATGCAGGCAACCATTGCCGCAGCCGTAGACAATATGACCTTCATGTCTGCCCTGGCTTTATTGGGCGGAATTGTTCTCGCCTTTTTCATTGCCCGCAGCATCACTGTCCCGCTCTCCAAAGCCCGTCTTTTTGTTCAGGAACTGTCCAAAGGCAATTTCGACTGCATGATGGAGGTGAACCAAAAGGATGAGGTCGGCATGATCTGCAAAGATATGGCTCAAGTCGGCAGCACTCTGAATACTGTAATGACCAAGATTGACACGGCCATCACCGGAATCGAAGAAGGCCGAATTGACAGTCAGGCCGACAGCAGCGGATTCGAAGGCAGCTTTGCTGAACTCATCAACCGTACAAATCTGGCTATGCATGTCATGCGCTCCTTTATTGATGCTGTCCCCATGCCGGTAATGACCATAGACCGCGAAATGAAAATTTTGTTCATGAACAAACCCGGCACAAAACTGCTCGGCAGATCCCTTGAAGACCTCAAGAAAGATAAATGTTCCAGTGCACTGCATACAACAGACTGCGGCACAGACAGATGCGCCTGCGCCAAAACTTTCATTTCCCGTAAACCTGAAAACGGTTCAACCTCGGTAATGACCCCCGACGGCAGGCTGGACATGGACTACTTCGGCGTCCCCATTGAAAAGGACGGTAAAGTTGTCGGCGCCATTGAAGTCATACTCGACCAGACCGCCATCCGTGAAGCCCAGCGAAAGATGCAGGATGTTGCCGAACGCACTCAGGCCATTTCCGAACAGCTTTCATCCGCAAGTGAAGAATTGGCCGCACAGGTTGAACAGATCAGCAACGGTTCCGAGATTCAACATGAAAGGATCACTGAAACTGCGACCGCTATGGAGCAGATGAACAGTACCATCATGGAAGTTGCCCGCAATGCTTCCAGTGCATCGGGAAAGAGCATGGAAGCCAAGCAGCAGGCAGAAGAAGGAGCACAGATCGTATCTCAATCGGTCCGCTCAATCACCGAAGTAAGCACTATTGCTGAAGACCTGCGCATCAACATGGAAAATCTCGGTAAACAGACCGAATCAATCGGCACGGTCATGGATGTAATTTCCGACATTGCCGACCAGACCAACCTGCTGGCCTTGAACGCGGCAATTGAAGCGGCCCGCGCAGGCGAAGCCGGACGTGGTTTCGCGGTCGTAGCTGATGAAGTCCGCAAACTTGCAGAAAAAACAATGACCGCCACCCATGAAGTAGGCAACAACGTGGAAAGCATCCAGCAGGCCATGCGAACCAATATGCAAGCTGTGGAAAATGCAGTAAATGCAGTAGAACAAACCACTGAACTGGCTGCAAAGTCAGGTTCTTCCCTTGAGGCGATTGTGAACACCGTGGAATACAGCGCAAGTCAGGTGGAAGGAATCGCAACTGCATCTGAAGAGCAGTCCAGTGCTTCCGAGCAGATCAACAGTGCCATAAGCGAAATCAACAATATTACCCGCGAAACGACTGAAGGGATTAAGCAATCAGCAAAAGCAGTTCAGGAACTGGCGGTCATGTCCAGTGAACTGACTGAACTGATCAGCGAACTTCGTTCAGCCTAA
- a CDS encoding ATP-binding cassette domain-containing protein yields the protein MNIPLKDKSAGEIPVIEFKNVSFRWPGGKGLHDVSFAVSAGQFVLISGPSGAGKSTLLRLVVRLEEAGQGDILVKGDPIQSIYPPELRSKIGFVQQTPTVLPGTVRENLLLPFTLNVRKGVDVPLDDELHKWLERVGLGEIRLDSHASDLSVGQRQRLCLIRSVLPKPMAICFDEPTSALDRESRERVEAIAEELASEGISVLMVNHTSYHPSCPHMHLTVSDGKVEVLS from the coding sequence GTGAATATACCCCTTAAAGATAAGTCTGCCGGAGAGATTCCTGTAATTGAATTTAAGAATGTTTCGTTCCGCTGGCCGGGTGGCAAAGGATTGCATGACGTCTCCTTTGCTGTTTCTGCAGGACAGTTTGTGCTTATTTCCGGACCTTCAGGGGCGGGAAAATCAACCTTGCTGCGTCTTGTCGTCCGTCTTGAAGAAGCAGGGCAGGGTGATATCCTAGTTAAGGGAGATCCTATACAATCCATATATCCCCCGGAATTGCGGTCCAAGATCGGTTTTGTGCAGCAGACTCCGACTGTGCTTCCGGGAACAGTACGCGAAAATCTGCTGTTGCCCTTTACTCTCAATGTCAGGAAGGGAGTGGACGTTCCATTGGATGATGAACTTCATAAATGGCTGGAACGTGTCGGATTGGGTGAAATCAGGTTAGACAGCCATGCTTCCGATCTTTCCGTGGGCCAACGCCAGCGCCTTTGCCTGATACGTTCGGTACTGCCCAAGCCGATGGCTATCTGTTTTGATGAACCCACCAGTGCCCTAGACCGGGAAAGCCGGGAACGGGTAGAGGCGATAGCTGAAGAACTTGCCTCCGAAGGAATCTCCGTGCTTATGGTCAATCATACCAGTTACCACCCAAGTTGTCCGCATATGCACCTGACTGTTTCCGATGGTAAAGTGGAGGTGCTCTCATGA
- a CDS encoding methyl-accepting chemotaxis protein, translating into MTFSIRNKIVLMAVVIALLTATSIFLTVNHYVAEGFSEESIRNISTMKKVVDRHIDSLSQGFREKAELLARDIDLITAIKQGDSEALQKKLRSLMVETDSEFLTLTDAKGVVLGRAHANSFGDNAQGQETVGKALSGTVTSGIIKGKEITFSLRAAAPIKENGRIIGTISLGTSLSDKDFVDDVKRFSDLEVTVFNGDTREMTTIIKNGRRAVGTKMTNPEVTATVIDRGKTFLARNNILGIDYQTAYWPIKSVNGKNIGMWFIGMPIQTMIKAQNNVKTSSLLVIAVILPIIMLAAWLYARTMARPIIDATKYATRVAAGDLDHVLEIKTRDEVGILANDLNAMVVTLKEKISEAQEQTRHAAEETEKAQQAMYEAEEARKEAENAKREGMHQAARELEDVVVIISTASEELSAQIEQSATGSDMQSQRTAETATAMEQMNASVVEVARNSGEASTTAGDASTTATNGANVVKEMVEGIGVVQNYSEALEKEMEELGESAGKIGQIIDVISDIADQTNLLALNAAIEAARAGEAGRGFAVVADEVRKLAEKTMTATNEVEAAISEIQRGTKESISQCAFTVKEIGTVSDMAGDAGKSLNEILSLTDTVSEQIQGIAAACEEQSATSEQINRAVDEINNISTETNSAMRQSSEAVSDLAAQAHQLKSIIDNMKSA; encoded by the coding sequence ATGACTTTTTCAATTCGAAACAAAATCGTGTTGATGGCAGTGGTGATTGCTTTACTGACCGCCACATCAATTTTCCTGACAGTTAACCACTACGTTGCCGAAGGATTCTCCGAGGAATCTATCCGCAACATTTCCACCATGAAGAAAGTTGTCGACCGCCATATTGACAGCTTATCCCAAGGTTTTCGTGAAAAAGCTGAATTATTGGCCCGGGATATTGACCTCATTACCGCTATAAAACAGGGAGATTCAGAAGCACTTCAAAAGAAACTCCGATCTTTGATGGTTGAGACAGATTCCGAATTCCTGACCCTGACCGACGCAAAAGGTGTAGTTCTTGGAAGAGCGCACGCCAACAGCTTCGGCGACAATGCCCAAGGACAGGAAACAGTAGGTAAAGCTTTAAGCGGAACCGTCACATCAGGTATCATTAAGGGCAAAGAGATTACTTTTTCCCTGCGGGCGGCAGCACCGATAAAAGAAAACGGCCGGATAATCGGTACCATATCCCTCGGAACCTCTCTTTCCGACAAAGACTTTGTTGATGATGTAAAAAGATTCTCCGACCTTGAGGTAACCGTATTCAATGGCGATACCCGGGAGATGACAACTATCATCAAAAACGGTCGTCGGGCCGTGGGTACCAAAATGACCAACCCGGAAGTTACTGCTACCGTCATAGATCGCGGTAAAACTTTCCTCGCCCGTAACAATATTCTCGGCATTGACTACCAGACAGCTTACTGGCCGATCAAATCGGTCAACGGTAAGAATATCGGCATGTGGTTTATTGGAATGCCCATTCAAACCATGATCAAAGCCCAGAATAATGTAAAAACTTCTTCCCTGCTGGTCATTGCTGTAATCCTGCCCATCATAATGCTTGCGGCATGGCTTTACGCTAGAACAATGGCCCGTCCCATCATTGATGCAACCAAGTATGCAACCCGGGTTGCTGCAGGTGACCTTGACCATGTTCTCGAAATCAAGACCCGCGATGAAGTCGGCATATTGGCTAATGACCTGAACGCAATGGTTGTTACGTTAAAAGAAAAAATCAGCGAAGCTCAGGAACAGACCAGACACGCGGCAGAAGAGACGGAAAAAGCACAACAGGCCATGTATGAGGCAGAAGAGGCACGCAAGGAAGCCGAAAACGCCAAACGCGAAGGCATGCATCAGGCTGCACGAGAGCTTGAAGACGTTGTTGTTATCATATCAACTGCTTCCGAAGAACTTTCCGCCCAGATTGAACAATCAGCAACCGGTTCAGACATGCAAAGCCAGAGGACCGCGGAGACAGCCACGGCCATGGAACAAATGAATGCTTCTGTGGTCGAAGTTGCCCGTAACTCAGGAGAAGCTTCAACAACCGCCGGAGATGCAAGCACAACCGCCACCAACGGGGCAAACGTTGTGAAGGAAATGGTCGAAGGAATCGGAGTTGTTCAGAATTACTCTGAAGCCCTTGAAAAAGAGATGGAAGAACTGGGCGAAAGTGCTGGAAAAATAGGTCAGATCATTGATGTGATTTCGGACATTGCCGACCAGACAAACCTGCTGGCCCTCAACGCTGCAATTGAAGCAGCCCGTGCAGGAGAAGCAGGACGCGGCTTCGCGGTTGTTGCTGACGAAGTCCGTAAACTGGCAGAAAAGACCATGACCGCAACTAACGAGGTTGAGGCTGCCATTTCGGAAATCCAACGCGGCACGAAAGAAAGTATCAGCCAGTGCGCATTCACAGTTAAGGAGATAGGTACAGTTTCAGATATGGCAGGAGATGCGGGCAAGTCTCTCAATGAGATTCTTTCACTTACCGATACGGTTTCCGAACAAATTCAGGGAATCGCCGCAGCATGTGAAGAACAGTCCGCCACTTCAGAACAGATCAACCGGGCTGTGGACGAGATCAACAACATCTCAACCGAGACAAACAGTGCTATGCGCCAGTCTTCAGAGGCTGTTTCCGACCTTGCAGCACAGGCACACCAACTCAAATCCATCATCGATAATATGAAATCAGCATAA
- a CDS encoding diguanylate cyclase, which produces MFQSLFANDRLCSKFIEASPDAIVITTADGNVLAGNSRAAELFGYVDTDSIPLNVIERYKQAEDRERLIDLLSSGKTLQDFEAEVLDRDGNSFFASISVSVMDVGGMTVLVSIVRDISERKKTQLNEIRFETLGTLAGMADADFGQIYDFALEAAVRITKSEIGYIYFVNEDESELRLYAWSRKVMPQCSVESIPDVYHVNDVGVWGEAIRQRRPMILNDYAACGAKKGLPKGHVPITRHMNVPLFDDGKIVLLVGVGNKEDAYDDEDVRQLSLLMDGMWNIVRRKEADEALRQAYLEMEGKVEDRTKELQRALDDLRQVNSAMANEVGQRRLAEQRLRQFERLVELSPDMVSLLDSEYRYVMVNESYVRFFTKPKNFFIGRPVYEVTGKDLFENRSKKLIDSAFAGQTTGFEAWIDLPLLGKRFFTVTYHPVYSGEDENRLVSITAHDITEQKEMLEEVKRLASTDYLTGAHNRRHFMGRAETELDRLTRYGGELYLMMLDIDHFKNINDTYGHSVGDVVLKELVKCCTSTLRTSDVFGRLGGEEFAALLVHGTVDSAIQVAERLRMAVENMEVRSGGHVVKFTVSIGLTMVCSDEDIEVALRHADKCLYQAKEQGRNRVVSYCMKES; this is translated from the coding sequence ATGTTCCAAAGCTTATTTGCCAATGACCGTCTATGCAGTAAATTTATAGAAGCTTCTCCCGATGCCATTGTAATTACAACTGCGGACGGAAACGTTTTGGCAGGTAATTCCCGTGCTGCGGAATTGTTTGGTTATGTTGATACAGATTCAATCCCGCTCAACGTGATTGAGAGATATAAGCAGGCCGAGGACCGCGAGCGGCTGATCGATCTGCTTTCCTCGGGCAAAACTCTGCAGGATTTCGAGGCAGAGGTCTTGGACCGGGATGGAAATTCTTTTTTTGCCAGCATCAGTGTGTCAGTAATGGATGTGGGAGGAATGACGGTTCTTGTCTCTATTGTCAGGGATATTTCAGAGCGAAAGAAAACCCAGTTGAATGAGATAAGGTTTGAAACACTCGGCACCTTGGCCGGTATGGCTGATGCCGATTTCGGTCAGATATATGATTTTGCTTTGGAAGCAGCCGTAAGAATAACCAAAAGTGAGATTGGTTATATTTATTTTGTCAATGAAGATGAATCTGAACTGAGGTTGTATGCATGGTCGCGAAAAGTTATGCCTCAATGTTCTGTGGAATCAATCCCCGATGTCTATCATGTAAATGATGTCGGGGTCTGGGGAGAGGCTATCAGACAAAGACGTCCCATGATTCTTAATGACTATGCTGCGTGTGGGGCAAAGAAGGGGCTGCCCAAAGGGCATGTGCCAATCACTAGGCATATGAATGTTCCTCTTTTCGATGACGGTAAAATAGTGCTTCTTGTCGGTGTCGGAAACAAGGAAGATGCATACGATGATGAAGACGTGCGCCAGTTGAGCCTGCTGATGGATGGCATGTGGAATATTGTCCGCCGCAAAGAGGCGGACGAAGCTCTGCGGCAGGCGTATTTGGAAATGGAAGGCAAGGTAGAGGATCGAACCAAGGAGTTGCAGCGCGCTCTTGACGATTTAAGACAGGTTAACTCGGCAATGGCAAACGAGGTTGGGCAGCGTAGATTGGCAGAACAAAGGTTACGTCAATTCGAGAGGCTTGTTGAGCTTAGTCCGGATATGGTTTCCCTGCTCGATTCTGAGTATCGGTATGTGATGGTAAATGAGTCGTATGTGAGGTTTTTTACTAAACCAAAAAACTTTTTTATTGGTCGACCCGTATATGAAGTTACCGGAAAAGATCTCTTTGAAAATCGTTCCAAGAAGCTGATTGATTCTGCGTTTGCAGGCCAGACCACCGGATTTGAGGCATGGATAGATTTGCCTCTGCTTGGGAAACGATTTTTTACAGTAACTTATCATCCTGTTTATTCAGGGGAGGATGAAAATAGACTTGTAAGCATTACGGCTCACGATATTACCGAACAAAAAGAAATGCTTGAAGAAGTTAAGCGGCTGGCCAGTACTGACTATCTGACCGGTGCACACAACAGGCGTCACTTTATGGGCCGGGCGGAAACCGAGCTGGATAGGCTGACCCGTTATGGCGGAGAGCTGTATCTCATGATGTTGGATATCGACCACTTCAAGAATATAAACGATACCTACGGTCACAGTGTAGGAGACGTTGTTCTGAAGGAACTGGTCAAATGTTGTACCTCGACATTGCGAACTTCGGATGTATTCGGAAGGCTTGGCGGGGAAGAATTTGCGGCCTTGCTGGTTCATGGGACCGTGGATTCGGCTATTCAGGTTGCAGAGAGACTGCGTATGGCCGTTGAGAATATGGAAGTCCGTTCCGGTGGGCATGTTGTTAAATTTACGGTGAGTATCGGCCTGACCATGGTCTGTTCTGATGAAGATATTGAAGTCGCCCTTAGACATGCAGACAAATGTTTGTATCAGGCCAAAGAGCAGGGCAGGAACCGGGTGGTTTCGTACTGTATGAAGGAAAGTTGA